One window of Dyadobacter sandarakinus genomic DNA carries:
- a CDS encoding M28 family peptidase translates to MKKQYLSLAFAVCLAAPAFAQKKNNTLPEFQIRAAETEAHMRFLAGDELLGRRTGEQGNRVAARYIAEQFRKWGLRSVHADSVSGTLSYYQPISFDKMAAGGSGEITADAEVMKSGDDWILMSGGAAAIKAPIVYAAYGLEDASKGWDDYKGLDVKGKIVLLQSGSPDTKTPSEIAAASAEKRKVAIAKGAVAIIELFNAAIPWNVVTKFFGSEKISLSDDSGLAAGGAGIPHAWINGKESRYARALRGAKEVEFKTTGRITTKVTSSNVIGLIPGTDPKLKDEYILLTAHYDHIGVGKQGGSAYTPADSIFNGARDNAIGTVALLAAAESFSKNPPKRSVLVVALTAEEVGLLGSRYYAAHPLLPLNKCIFNMNSDGAGYTDTTIVAVTGLNRTGASAEIEAACKAFGLTVFADPAPEQGLFDRSDNVSFAKEGIPAPQFTPGFKEFNADLMKNYHQATDNPETIDFNYLLKFSQAYTYASRLIADRKTAPMWSAGDKYEPAAKKLYGK, encoded by the coding sequence ATGAAAAAACAATACCTGTCCCTCGCATTTGCAGTATGTCTTGCTGCACCCGCATTTGCACAAAAAAAGAACAATACCTTACCCGAGTTCCAGATCAGGGCTGCCGAAACGGAGGCGCATATGCGTTTTCTGGCAGGGGATGAGCTGCTGGGAAGACGTACCGGCGAGCAGGGCAACCGGGTTGCAGCGCGCTACATTGCAGAACAGTTCAGAAAATGGGGCCTTCGATCTGTCCACGCAGATTCGGTTTCGGGTACCTTATCTTATTATCAGCCTATATCTTTTGATAAAATGGCTGCAGGCGGCTCCGGAGAGATCACGGCTGATGCCGAGGTGATGAAAAGCGGCGACGACTGGATCCTGATGAGCGGAGGCGCTGCTGCCATCAAAGCACCCATCGTTTATGCAGCTTATGGTCTGGAAGACGCATCCAAAGGCTGGGACGATTATAAAGGTCTGGATGTAAAAGGCAAGATCGTACTGCTTCAGAGCGGCTCGCCCGATACCAAAACGCCCTCCGAAATAGCCGCTGCTTCTGCAGAAAAACGGAAGGTGGCCATAGCAAAAGGCGCGGTGGCAATTATCGAGCTTTTCAATGCAGCTATTCCGTGGAATGTAGTGACCAAGTTTTTTGGAAGCGAAAAAATCAGTCTCTCGGATGACAGCGGCCTTGCAGCCGGCGGAGCAGGTATTCCGCACGCCTGGATCAATGGAAAAGAGTCGCGCTATGCCCGTGCGCTGCGCGGCGCCAAAGAAGTAGAATTTAAAACAACAGGCCGCATTACCACAAAGGTGACCAGCTCGAATGTTATCGGACTTATTCCCGGTACTGACCCGAAGCTGAAAGACGAGTACATTCTCCTGACCGCCCATTATGATCACATTGGCGTGGGTAAGCAGGGGGGAAGTGCCTATACGCCTGCCGACAGTATTTTCAATGGCGCGCGGGACAATGCAATTGGTACCGTAGCACTGCTGGCTGCGGCTGAGTCTTTCAGCAAAAATCCACCCAAGCGCTCGGTGCTTGTGGTTGCCCTTACTGCCGAAGAGGTAGGTTTGCTGGGAAGCCGGTACTATGCCGCACATCCGTTGCTTCCGCTGAATAAGTGCATTTTCAATATGAATTCGGACGGTGCGGGTTACACCGATACGACCATTGTTGCCGTAACCGGCCTGAACAGGACGGGTGCAAGTGCTGAAATAGAAGCAGCCTGTAAAGCTTTCGGACTGACGGTTTTTGCTGATCCGGCACCCGAGCAGGGATTATTTGACCGGTCCGACAATGTCAGTTTTGCTAAAGAAGGCATTCCAGCCCCTCAGTTTACGCCTGGTTTTAAAGAGTTCAATGCTGATTTGATGAAAAACTACCACCAGGCTACCGACAATCCTGAAACCATAGATTTCAATTATCTGCTCAAATTCAGCCAGGCATATACCTATGCGTCACGCCTGATCGCTGACCGGAAAACAGCACCCATGTGGTCAGCGGGGGATAAATACGAGCCTGCGGCTAAAAAGCTTTATGGGAAATAA
- a CDS encoding class I SAM-dependent methyltransferase: MSQAAERATMPKGTNSVLDRRTVFSGNRNLVGVVRPGDALLDVGCGSGSMTFGMAELTGPSGTVTGIDASEHLIEIARKNFSDHDNVHFEVADINSYVPVKLFDVVSAARVLQWLANPHEVLGKMVSLVKPGGLLTILDYNHTKIHWEPEVPESMRMFYDAFLKWRQDAGMNNGVADKLQEMFEALGLTDITVTDFSEVSDKDSLDFAGDISIWKKVAETRGKQLVADGYVTEEQRLAAIADYDHWIKSSARSMKMYLLAVTGRRP, translated from the coding sequence ATGTCGCAAGCCGCTGAAAGGGCAACCATGCCCAAAGGAACCAACTCGGTACTGGACCGGAGGACGGTGTTTTCCGGAAACCGCAACCTCGTAGGGGTCGTCAGACCGGGAGATGCGTTGCTCGATGTAGGATGCGGGTCGGGTTCAATGACTTTCGGAATGGCTGAGCTGACAGGACCTTCGGGTACGGTTACCGGCATTGATGCCAGCGAGCACCTGATTGAGATTGCGAGGAAAAATTTCAGTGACCATGACAATGTGCATTTTGAGGTAGCCGACATCAACAGCTATGTTCCTGTAAAGCTTTTTGATGTGGTTAGTGCCGCCCGCGTGTTGCAGTGGCTTGCCAATCCTCATGAAGTTTTGGGAAAAATGGTCAGTCTGGTGAAACCCGGAGGCTTGCTGACGATACTCGATTATAATCATACAAAAATCCACTGGGAGCCCGAAGTACCCGAAAGCATGCGCATGTTTTATGATGCGTTTCTTAAATGGAGGCAGGATGCAGGCATGAACAATGGAGTTGCTGACAAGTTGCAGGAAATGTTTGAGGCACTGGGCCTGACCGATATTACCGTAACCGACTTTTCAGAAGTTTCAGACAAGGACAGCCTCGATTTTGCGGGTGATATAAGTATCTGGAAAAAAGTAGCAGAAACCCGCGGCAAACAGCTTGTTGCAGATGGATATGTAACAGAAGAGCAGCGGCTTGCCGCGATTGCCGACTATGATCATTGGATTAAAAGTTCGGCCAGGTCTATGAAAATGTACCTGCTGGCAGTAACCGGAAGAAGACCTTGA
- the hemB gene encoding porphobilinogen synthase, producing the protein MIHISRRPRRNRKSSAVRDLVQETTLQVSDFILPMFIVDGTGQKSEVKSMPGIFRHSLDNLLEELKEVTDLGIRAIDLFPNYPESRKDRFASESYQEDTFYLKAITAIKEQFPELVIMTDVAMDPYSSDGHDGLVENGKIVNDATLDILSKMSVAQARAGADILGPSDMMDGRVGFIRRELDEAGFTDVSIMSYSAKYASAFYGPFRDALESAPKFGDKKTYQMNPANKREALLEARLDFEEGADMLMVKPALAYLDIIRLLDEHFNIPIAAYNVSGEYAMIKSAAMNGWLDGDRAMMEVLTSIRRAGAKCILTYFAKEAAEILNA; encoded by the coding sequence ATGATCCACATATCCCGCCGCCCGCGGCGTAACCGAAAATCTTCGGCTGTCAGAGACCTTGTTCAGGAAACTACCCTGCAGGTTTCTGATTTTATACTGCCCATGTTTATCGTTGACGGTACCGGGCAAAAATCAGAAGTGAAATCCATGCCGGGCATCTTCCGGCACTCGCTGGATAACCTGCTGGAAGAGCTCAAAGAAGTTACTGACCTGGGCATCCGTGCCATTGACCTTTTTCCCAACTACCCTGAAAGCCGCAAAGACCGGTTTGCCTCGGAAAGCTACCAGGAAGATACTTTTTATCTTAAAGCAATTACTGCGATCAAGGAGCAGTTTCCCGAGCTGGTCATCATGACCGATGTCGCTATGGATCCGTACAGTTCCGATGGCCATGACGGACTGGTTGAAAATGGTAAAATTGTCAATGACGCCACATTGGATATTTTGTCTAAAATGTCGGTAGCGCAGGCCAGAGCGGGAGCCGATATCCTTGGACCAAGCGATATGATGGATGGGCGTGTAGGCTTTATCCGCAGGGAACTGGACGAAGCCGGGTTCACGGATGTGAGTATCATGTCCTACTCGGCCAAATATGCCAGCGCCTTTTACGGCCCGTTCCGGGATGCACTCGAATCGGCTCCGAAGTTCGGTGACAAAAAGACCTATCAGATGAACCCCGCCAACAAACGGGAAGCCCTGCTTGAAGCCCGGCTCGATTTTGAAGAGGGAGCGGATATGCTGATGGTCAAGCCGGCCCTGGCGTACCTGGATATCATCCGCCTCCTGGATGAGCATTTTAATATTCCTATTGCTGCCTACAATGTATCCGGCGAGTACGCCATGATCAAGTCTGCCGCAATGAATGGCTGGCTCGATGGGGACCGTGCCATGATGGAGGTGCTTACGAGCATTCGTCGTGCAGGAGCTAAATGTATCCTCACTTATTTTGCCAAGGAAGCGGCCGAGATTCTTAATGCCTAG
- a CDS encoding response regulator transcription factor codes for MPNLLLVEDDSNLGFLLQEYLTDKGFPTDLATDGQKGWQSFVDKEYDLCIFDVMMPKKDGFSLAKEVRMSGRDVPIIFLTAKSMKEDTMQGFRVGADDYVTKPFDREELLLRIEAILRRYKKQPDAQDDTGIYHIGAFTFDYSRQQLTHDDKSARLTSKESELLKLFCQNINQPISRSFALKTIWGDDSYFNARSMDVYITKLRKYLREDPSIQIMNLHGEGFKLMVG; via the coding sequence ATGCCCAATCTCCTGCTCGTTGAAGACGATTCCAACCTCGGTTTCCTGTTACAGGAATATCTGACGGACAAAGGTTTTCCCACGGACCTGGCTACGGACGGGCAAAAAGGCTGGCAGTCTTTTGTGGATAAGGAATATGACCTCTGCATTTTCGACGTTATGATGCCCAAGAAAGACGGTTTTTCTCTGGCAAAAGAAGTGAGAATGAGCGGGCGCGATGTGCCGATCATTTTTCTTACCGCCAAATCCATGAAGGAGGATACCATGCAGGGTTTCAGGGTAGGAGCGGATGATTATGTAACCAAGCCTTTTGACAGAGAGGAGCTGCTGCTGCGCATAGAGGCCATTTTGCGCAGGTATAAAAAGCAGCCCGATGCACAGGACGACACCGGAATTTACCATATAGGTGCATTTACCTTTGATTACAGCCGGCAGCAGCTTACCCATGATGATAAATCAGCCCGTCTGACCAGCAAGGAGTCGGAGCTTCTGAAATTGTTTTGTCAAAATATCAATCAGCCTATCAGCCGCAGCTTTGCGCTTAAAACGATCTGGGGCGATGATTCCTACTTCAATGCCCGCAGCATGGATGTTTACATTACAAAACTGCGGAAGTACCTGCGGGAAGATCCTTCCATTCAGATCATGAATTTGCACGGGGAAGGGTTTAAGCTGATGGTGGGGTGA
- a CDS encoding alpha/beta hydrolase — MLKVLLWIIGLLVVAGIVFLAGPRVPEANLSPELPAVATDLRALEADINKSESGTPHLKPDNEARIFWADSAHRKTPYSVVYIHGFGASWAEGDPVHRDLAKKYGANLYVSRMHDAGIDDPNAFDDLTPENFLAGAKRAVAIGKSLGDSVILIGTSAGGLLSVYIAANHPELKGLVLYSPCMEVNNSSLKLITGPWGRQILHKVIGEHSVHMDTIPAQAQFWLQGYHTNGLITLQQMMDVISKPEVFEKIKMPVFVGYYYKNEEEQDKVVSVAAIKDMFEHLGTPASLKVLKAFPESGDHVIASQYRSKDVKGVFTATDRFFSEKLHLKPVETMVPQP; from the coding sequence ATGTTAAAGGTTTTACTCTGGATTATTGGCCTGCTGGTAGTTGCGGGCATTGTTTTCCTGGCTGGTCCGCGTGTGCCGGAAGCCAATCTTTCACCCGAACTTCCCGCCGTCGCCACCGACCTGCGGGCACTGGAAGCTGACATCAACAAAAGTGAATCGGGCACGCCGCACCTGAAACCTGATAATGAGGCGCGCATTTTCTGGGCAGATTCTGCTCATAGAAAAACACCTTACAGCGTGGTGTACATTCACGGATTCGGGGCAAGCTGGGCGGAGGGTGACCCTGTGCACCGCGACCTGGCCAAAAAATACGGCGCCAATTTATACGTCTCGCGCATGCACGATGCTGGCATCGACGACCCGAATGCATTCGACGACCTCACGCCGGAGAACTTCCTGGCTGGCGCAAAGCGAGCGGTCGCGATTGGAAAATCGCTGGGAGACAGCGTGATCCTGATCGGTACGTCAGCGGGCGGACTGCTGAGCGTGTACATCGCTGCCAATCATCCCGAGCTGAAAGGGCTTGTTTTATACTCCCCCTGCATGGAGGTCAATAATTCGTCTCTCAAACTGATCACCGGCCCGTGGGGCAGACAGATCCTGCACAAAGTGATAGGCGAGCACAGTGTTCACATGGATACGATCCCGGCCCAGGCGCAGTTCTGGCTGCAGGGATACCATACCAACGGGCTGATTACCTTGCAGCAGATGATGGATGTGATTTCGAAGCCTGAAGTATTTGAAAAGATCAAAATGCCCGTTTTTGTAGGGTATTATTACAAAAATGAAGAGGAACAGGACAAGGTCGTGTCGGTAGCGGCTATTAAGGATATGTTTGAACACCTGGGTACGCCCGCCTCACTGAAAGTTTTAAAAGCTTTTCCTGAGAGCGGTGACCATGTGATCGCATCGCAGTACCGCTCGAAAGATGTGAAAGGAGTATTTACCGCTACGGACCGGTTTTTCAGTGAAAAGCTGCATCTGAAACCAGTAGAAACCATGGTACCGCAACCTTGA
- a CDS encoding enoyl-ACP reductase FabI yields MAYGLLKGKRGIISGALDENSIAWKVALKAKEEGATFTLTNAPIAMRMGAINQLAKDCEAEIIPADATSVEDIENLFSKSVEVLGGKIDFVLHSIGMSVNVRKGKEYGDLNYEWFQKGVDISAISLHKFLQVAEKQDALSEWASVVALSYIAAQRTYSFYSDMAEAKAMLESIARSYGYRYGKLKNVRVNTISQSPTKTKAGSGIEGFDAFYEFAEKMSPLGNATADDCANYAITLFSDLTRFVTMQNLYHDGGYSSTGISEELVEMIQKQHQ; encoded by the coding sequence ATGGCTTACGGTTTATTAAAAGGAAAAAGAGGTATCATTTCGGGTGCACTGGACGAGAATTCCATTGCATGGAAAGTGGCTTTGAAAGCCAAAGAAGAGGGAGCAACTTTTACACTGACCAATGCTCCGATTGCCATGCGTATGGGCGCCATCAACCAGCTCGCCAAAGATTGTGAAGCTGAGATCATCCCCGCGGATGCTACCTCCGTTGAAGACATCGAAAATCTTTTTTCCAAGTCTGTGGAAGTCCTGGGCGGAAAGATCGACTTTGTTTTGCATTCCATAGGCATGTCGGTAAATGTGCGCAAAGGAAAAGAATATGGCGATCTCAACTATGAGTGGTTTCAGAAGGGAGTTGACATTTCAGCCATTTCCCTGCATAAATTCCTGCAGGTAGCCGAGAAGCAGGATGCGCTCAGCGAATGGGCGTCTGTGGTAGCGCTTTCGTACATTGCCGCACAGCGTACGTACTCTTTTTACAGTGACATGGCGGAGGCCAAGGCGATGCTGGAAAGCATTGCGCGCAGCTACGGCTACCGTTACGGTAAATTGAAAAATGTTCGCGTCAATACCATTTCCCAATCGCCTACCAAAACCAAGGCAGGTTCCGGCATTGAGGGATTTGACGCATTCTATGAGTTTGCAGAAAAGATGAGTCCGCTGGGCAATGCCACAGCCGATGATTGCGCCAACTACGCCATTACGCTCTTCTCAGACCTTACCCGCTTTGTCACCATGCAAAACCTGTATCACGACGGCGGATACTCCTCTACCGGTATCTCTGAGGAGCTGGTAGAAATGATCCAGAAGCAGCATCAGTAG
- a CDS encoding Uma2 family endonuclease codes for MANLVLQEATAILNEERERRYKFYDDITEDDKIEFINGEITVHSPVTFEHNVASGLLYRMLSIYCSKNKLGFVGVEKIMITLSRNDYEPDLSFFRKNKAGTFDGDQKLFPAPDFVVEILSESTQNRDRGIKFKDYQGHGVEEYWIIDPEKRILEQYLLKGKEYELVLNSSNGTVASPVIDGFTIPIQAIFDEDENLKTILSF; via the coding sequence ATGGCAAATCTTGTATTGCAGGAAGCGACTGCGATCCTGAATGAGGAACGTGAGCGCAGGTATAAGTTTTACGATGATATTACGGAAGATGATAAGATCGAGTTTATCAATGGAGAAATTACTGTGCATTCGCCGGTAACATTTGAACATAATGTTGCCAGCGGTCTTTTGTACAGAATGCTCAGCATTTATTGCAGTAAGAACAAACTTGGTTTTGTAGGAGTTGAAAAGATCATGATTACCCTTTCGCGCAATGATTACGAACCGGATCTTAGTTTTTTCAGAAAAAATAAGGCGGGTACATTCGACGGTGACCAGAAACTTTTTCCTGCACCAGACTTTGTGGTTGAAATACTATCAGAATCTACACAAAACCGGGATCGTGGAATAAAGTTTAAAGATTACCAGGGACATGGAGTTGAGGAATACTGGATTATTGATCCTGAAAAAAGGATTTTAGAGCAGTATCTTCTAAAAGGTAAGGAATATGAACTGGTACTTAACTCTTCAAATGGTACGGTTGCGAGTCCGGTGATTGATGGATTTACAATACCCATTCAAGCAATCTTTGATGAGGACGAAAATTTAAAAACTATACTGAGCTTCTAA
- a CDS encoding YifB family Mg chelatase-like AAA ATPase, with protein MLAKTFGSAVFGVDASMITIEVNVAQGLGFFMVGLADSAVRESQQRVEASLKHFGYKMPRQKMVINLAPADVRKEGSAYDLPIALSILKSSGQITCERNLESYVVMGELSLDGLLRPIKGVLPIAIEARRQGLKGFILPTENAHEAAIVNNIDIIPVESLADAIGYMTGAISIEPLVVDTRDLFFATQNEYEADFEHVQGQENIKRALEIAAAGGHNAIMIGPPGAGKTMLAKRLPGILPPLTLPEALETTKIHSVAGKLGKRATLVSRRPFRAPHHSISDVALVGGGGFPQPGEISLAHNGVLFLDELPEFKRSVLEVMRQPLEERKVSISRARMAVEFPANFMLIASMNPCPCGYYNHPEKECVCAPGTVQKYLSKISGPLLDRIDLHVEVTPVSFDQISSTRKSESSAEIRERVMEARLRQIRRFETRKDIYSNAMMSPEMVKEICTIGEAGKTLLRKAMERLGLSARAYDRILKVSRTIADLAGSDDIKVEHLAEAIQYRSLDRENWAG; from the coding sequence ATGCTCGCTAAAACTTTCGGGAGCGCCGTCTTTGGTGTAGACGCCTCCATGATTACCATTGAAGTAAATGTGGCTCAGGGCCTAGGCTTTTTTATGGTCGGACTGGCCGACAGTGCTGTAAGGGAAAGTCAGCAGCGCGTGGAAGCCTCCCTCAAACATTTCGGCTACAAAATGCCCCGGCAGAAGATGGTGATCAATCTCGCCCCGGCCGATGTGCGCAAAGAAGGTTCTGCCTACGACCTGCCCATTGCACTCAGTATCCTCAAATCATCCGGACAGATCACCTGCGAGCGCAACCTCGAATCGTACGTCGTGATGGGCGAGCTGTCGCTCGACGGGCTGCTGAGGCCCATTAAAGGTGTGCTGCCGATTGCCATTGAAGCCAGGCGTCAGGGGCTCAAAGGTTTTATCCTTCCCACAGAAAACGCCCACGAAGCTGCCATCGTCAACAACATTGATATCATTCCCGTAGAATCCCTGGCTGACGCCATCGGGTACATGACCGGCGCGATCAGCATTGAGCCGCTGGTGGTGGATACGCGTGACCTGTTTTTTGCTACTCAAAACGAATACGAGGCTGATTTTGAGCATGTTCAGGGTCAGGAGAATATCAAGCGCGCCCTCGAAATTGCGGCTGCCGGAGGGCACAATGCGATCATGATAGGTCCGCCCGGTGCGGGCAAAACGATGCTTGCCAAACGGCTGCCGGGAATATTGCCTCCGCTCACTTTACCGGAAGCACTGGAAACCACGAAAATCCATTCGGTGGCTGGCAAGCTGGGCAAGAGGGCCACGCTGGTTTCGCGCAGACCGTTCAGGGCCCCGCATCACTCCATCAGCGACGTGGCACTGGTAGGCGGTGGCGGCTTTCCGCAACCTGGCGAGATATCGCTGGCCCACAATGGTGTATTGTTCCTGGATGAGCTGCCGGAGTTTAAAAGATCGGTCCTGGAAGTAATGCGTCAGCCGCTGGAAGAGCGGAAGGTAAGTATTTCGCGCGCCAGAATGGCCGTAGAGTTTCCGGCCAACTTCATGCTCATTGCCAGTATGAACCCTTGTCCGTGCGGGTACTACAACCATCCTGAAAAAGAATGTGTATGCGCGCCGGGAACGGTTCAGAAGTACCTGAGCAAGATCAGCGGGCCGCTGCTCGACCGCATCGACCTGCATGTGGAAGTTACACCCGTATCCTTTGACCAGATCTCGTCCACCCGGAAATCGGAGAGTAGTGCAGAGATCCGCGAGCGCGTGATGGAAGCCCGGCTGCGACAGATCAGGCGATTTGAAACCCGCAAGGACATTTATTCCAATGCCATGATGAGCCCCGAGATGGTAAAGGAGATATGCACGATCGGGGAGGCAGGAAAAACTTTGCTGAGGAAAGCCATGGAGCGGCTCGGACTGTCGGCCCGCGCTTACGACCGCATCCTGAAAGTTTCCCGGACCATCGCCGACCTGGCCGGAAGTGATGACATCAAGGTAGAGCACCTCGCCGAGGCCATCCAGTACCGGAGTCTGGATCGGGAGAATTGGGCGGGGTAG
- a CDS encoding N-acetylmuramoyl-L-alanine amidase family protein: MQSCPGTKLGSAVRDVYFEQNFQILNLMRAISLACLAILFLQNSLLAQTSAGVLTGKTICIDPGHGGTASTDSYRVGPAGEREEWINLRVGLVLQKMLQEKGAMVIMTRTEDQMVSLTDRSRMALDNKADLFVSIHHNATADSSVNFPIIYFHGNQSENLASVMFGKALAAGLIKHLYKKQVPVSLVSDFTIFADAGASVLRNSYGTPAVLAEASFFTNAAEEQLLKQESYNHDEALAYTEAILMFFSKPVPRIIAKNSRVPVIPSFKVFQEAERMTPIAKRWKQDYEDGMQLITTGDSALLNDAYELFTRSVRSFPDSYLAAQCHHQRATLLEKMKKPEEARQEEQRFRQYYVVFP; encoded by the coding sequence ATGCAATCATGCCCAGGTACAAAGCTTGGTAGTGCCGTCAGGGATGTTTATTTTGAACAAAATTTCCAGATCCTGAACCTCATGCGTGCTATTTCACTTGCTTGCCTTGCTATACTGTTTTTACAAAATAGCCTGCTCGCACAAACCAGCGCCGGCGTACTTACCGGCAAAACCATCTGCATTGATCCCGGGCATGGCGGTACCGCCAGCACCGACAGCTACCGGGTAGGCCCTGCCGGCGAGCGCGAAGAATGGATCAACCTCAGGGTTGGGCTGGTGCTGCAGAAAATGCTGCAGGAAAAAGGTGCTATGGTAATTATGACAAGGACGGAGGATCAAATGGTGTCCCTCACCGACCGATCCAGGATGGCGCTCGACAATAAGGCTGACCTTTTTGTATCCATTCACCACAATGCCACAGCAGACTCGTCCGTCAATTTTCCAATTATTTATTTTCATGGAAACCAGTCTGAAAACCTGGCGAGTGTGATGTTTGGAAAAGCGCTGGCAGCCGGTTTGATAAAGCATCTTTACAAAAAGCAGGTACCCGTTTCCCTGGTTTCTGATTTTACAATTTTTGCGGATGCAGGAGCTTCGGTGTTGCGGAATTCGTATGGTACCCCGGCAGTACTGGCGGAAGCATCGTTTTTTACCAACGCGGCGGAGGAGCAATTGTTAAAGCAGGAATCATACAACCACGATGAAGCCCTGGCTTATACGGAAGCAATTTTGATGTTTTTCTCCAAACCTGTACCCAGGATTATCGCTAAAAATTCGCGCGTACCGGTAATTCCGTCTTTCAAGGTGTTTCAGGAAGCTGAGCGCATGACACCCATTGCCAAAAGATGGAAGCAGGACTACGAGGATGGTATGCAGCTGATTACGACCGGTGACAGTGCTTTGCTGAATGACGCTTATGAGCTGTTTACACGCTCCGTCCGGTCGTTTCCTGATTCCTACCTCGCAGCCCAGTGCCACCACCAGCGGGCCACATTATTGGAAAAGATGAAAAAGCCTGAGGAAGCGCGGCAGGAGGAGCAGCGATTCCGGCAGTACTACGTGGTATTTCCCTGA
- a CDS encoding TIGR01459 family HAD-type hydrolase → MILDNFKSVLSKYDVVFFDAFGVLKTYNGLIPGIENTLAYLNDHGKDFYVVTNDASRSPDQLAESYFKMGITDITADRIISSGMLAREYLDYKVRAGLVAYVGTDNSAHYIETAELKTISIRKVNLDDVSDINALVFLDDEGFDWNTDLTKTLNLLRKRNIPVIVANTDKTYPASKTRLSIAVGALAKMIEDTIGRQFIRFGKPDPQMFIFAYQHIKNYPHVSKRNILMVGDTLHTDILGGNKFGLDTALVLTGNTQAEDAEVRIRSTGIIPTYISVSAAID, encoded by the coding sequence ATGATTCTCGACAATTTCAAGTCAGTCCTTTCCAAGTATGATGTAGTTTTTTTTGATGCTTTCGGGGTTCTTAAAACCTATAATGGTCTTATTCCCGGCATTGAAAATACGCTGGCCTACCTCAATGATCATGGGAAGGATTTTTACGTTGTGACCAACGATGCATCCCGCAGTCCTGACCAGCTGGCTGAGTCGTATTTCAAAATGGGGATCACCGACATTACTGCCGACCGCATTATCTCGTCGGGCATGCTTGCCCGCGAGTACCTCGACTATAAAGTACGGGCAGGACTGGTAGCTTATGTGGGGACAGATAACTCTGCGCATTACATTGAAACTGCCGAACTGAAAACCATTTCCATCCGGAAAGTCAACCTGGACGACGTATCGGATATCAATGCACTCGTATTTTTGGATGACGAAGGTTTCGACTGGAATACGGATCTTACAAAAACCCTGAACCTGCTGCGCAAACGCAATATTCCGGTTATCGTAGCCAATACGGACAAAACATACCCGGCCTCCAAAACCCGTCTTTCCATTGCAGTGGGAGCCCTTGCGAAAATGATCGAGGATACGATCGGGCGGCAGTTTATCCGCTTTGGCAAGCCCGATCCGCAAATGTTTATTTTTGCCTATCAGCATATCAAAAACTACCCGCATGTGAGCAAGCGCAATATCCTCATGGTAGGCGACACTCTGCACACGGATATCCTGGGTGGTAACAAGTTTGGGCTGGATACCGCCCTGGTACTCACCGGCAATACCCAGGCCGAAGATGCCGAAGTACGTATCCGGTCCACGGGCATTATCCCGACCTACATCAGCGTATCCGCCGCCATAGACTAA